The DNA sequence ACCGTGGCCTTTACCGCCACCGTGCCTGACGTTCTGAAGGTCGCTCGCGATGCCAACTCGGCAACTTTTCTGACCTTTCAATCGTTCGGCATCGCAGCAATGATCTACCTGACGGTGACGTTTGCCCTGGTCGGCCTGTTCCGTCTGGCTGAACGGCGCTGGCTGGCGTTTCTCGGCCCTGCACACTAGGACTTTTCATGCACCATCGGATACATGCGTTACTCGCCCCGGTGCCCGGCATCGCCCGGCAGATCCACAGTTTCCACTTCGGCCCGCAGGGCGCCGGCAAAGTCTATATCCAGGCCTCGCTGCATGCCGATGAACTGCCCGGCATGCTGGTGGCCTGGCACCTCAAGCAGCGCCTCGCCACCCTGGAAGCCCAGGGCCTGCTGCGCAGCGAGATTGTGCTGGTTCCCATCGCCAACCCGGTGGGCCTGGAACAGGTATTGATGGATGTTCCGCTGGGGCGCTATGACCTGCAGAGCGGGGAGAATTTCAACCGCAACTTCCTCGACTTGAGCGATGAGGTCGGGGACGAGGTCGAGGCCCAGCTCAACGATGATCCGCGGCACAATCTGGAGTTGATTCGCTCCAGCCTGCACCGGGCACTGATCCGGCTGACCGCCCCCACGCCCCTGCAATCCCAGCGCCTGACCCTGCAGCGGCTGGCGTGCGATGCCGACATGGTGCTCGACCTGCACTGCGACTTCGAAGCGGTGGAACACCTCTACACCACGCCCGAGGCCTGGCCCCAGGTCGAACCCCTGTCGCGCTACCTCGGTGCCCAGGCCAGCCTGCTGGCCACGGACTCGGGCGGACAGTCCTTCGATGAGTGCTTCACCTTGGTCTGGTGGCAATTGCAGCAGCGCTTCGGCGAACGCTTTCCGATTCCCCAGGGCAGCTTCTCGGTCACTGTCGAGCTGCGCGGCCAGGGCGATGTGTCCCACCCGCTGGCCACTGCCGACTGCGAGGCGATCCTCAAGTACCTGGTGCGTTTCGGGGCCATCGAAGGCGAACCCGCCCCGCTGCCACCCTTGCCGTACCCCGCCACGCCGCTGGCCGGTGTGGAACCGGTAGCCACG is a window from the Pseudomonas sp. LS1212 genome containing:
- a CDS encoding succinylglutamate desuccinylase/aspartoacylase family protein: MHHRIHALLAPVPGIARQIHSFHFGPQGAGKVYIQASLHADELPGMLVAWHLKQRLATLEAQGLLRSEIVLVPIANPVGLEQVLMDVPLGRYDLQSGENFNRNFLDLSDEVGDEVEAQLNDDPRHNLELIRSSLHRALIRLTAPTPLQSQRLTLQRLACDADMVLDLHCDFEAVEHLYTTPEAWPQVEPLSRYLGAQASLLATDSGGQSFDECFTLVWWQLQQRFGERFPIPQGSFSVTVELRGQGDVSHPLATADCEAILKYLVRFGAIEGEPAPLPPLPYPATPLAGVEPVATPVGGLLVFHSLPGEFLQSGQLIAEIIDPVSDSVTPVRNEQPGLLYARSLRRMATAGMVIAHVAGREAYRSGYLLSP